The Mesomycoplasma hyopneumoniae J genome contains the following window.
ATGCGCAAGTATTTTGATTTTTTTGGCTGTCCAATTAAAATTATTTATAAAAATATTACCAAAAAATAAGAAAATAAAGTAAAATTTATAATTATCTTAGTTATGAATGGAGTCATTAAAATGAACAAAAAAGAACTAATTGAGCAAATTGCAATTAAAACCAATCTTCCTATAAAAAATATTGAGCTTGTTTTAAATGAATTTTTTGGAATAACAGCAGATGTTGTCAAAAAACAAGGAAAATTAGTGATTAACTCTTTTGGAACTTTCCAAGGAGTTTTCAAGCCCGCATCTTCTTCATTTAATCCACTAACCAAAACCCAGATTACAGTCAATGCAAAAACAACAGTGAGATTCAAACCTTCAAAAGTTCTAAAAGATTTTATTGCCTAAAAATGTTTAGAAAAAAGCAAAAAAAGCCGAAATTTAAATACAAAACCGCAAATCAAGTAATTTATGGAAATGTAGTTTTACAAAAACTTAAAGAGATTAAATACGGGAAAAAAATAGCACTTTTTCTCCTTTTATTTCTCCTGGTTGTCGGCCTTGTTTTAGGTCTTGTTTTTCTTATTTTTTATTTTGCAGATAGCGGAAGTAACATTGAAGAAATAGTTAGTCGTGGGTAGATGGATAATAAAAAAATTCGAAATTTTGCCATAATTGCGCATATCGATCATGGTAAATCGACTTTGGCCGACAGAATTCTTGAATTTACCAATACAGTTTCAAAACGTGATCTAAAAGAACAACATCTTGATTCAATGGATCTTGAAAAAGAACGTGGGATTACTATTAAACTAAATGCGGTCCAAATTCGTTATAATTCTTACATTTTTCATCTAATTGATACACCTGGCCATGTCGATTTTACTTATGAAGTTTCACGATCTTTAGCGGCAACTGAAGGCGCTTTGCTTTTAGTGGATGCAAGTCAAGGGATTCAGGCACAGACCTTGGCCAATGTTTATTTGGCCCTTGAGAATAATTTAGAAATTATTCCAATTATAAACAAAATCGATTTACCTTCGGCAAATGTTGATAAAGTCAAAGCCGAGATTGAAAACACTATCGGAATTTCCGCTGAAAATGCCATTTTGATTTCAGCCAAAAATGGCATCGGTATTGAAAAAGTACTTGAAGCGATAGTTAATTTGATCCCGCCACCACAAGCTTCAGACGAAAAAGATCCTTTAAAAGCGTTAGTTTTTGATTCTTATTTTGATATTTACCGCGGGGTAATAATTTTTATCCGTGTGGTTACAGGGAAAATTTCAGTCGGGGATACTTTCAAATTTATGGCTAATAACTTGAAATTTTCCGTGATTGAATTAGGAATTTCCAGTCCAAATCAGGTTAAAAAAGAGGCGCTTTTTGCTGGTGAAGTCGGTTGGGTGGCCGCCTCAATTCGCAATGCAAAAGATGTTGAGGTAGGTGATACAATCACTTTAGTTGAAAATCCGGCTAAATCTCCACTTCCTGGATATAAAAAATTAGTTCCTGTAATGTATACTGGATTTTACCCCGTGGATTCACAGCAATACAATCTTTTAAAAGATTCTTTAGAAAAAATTTCGCTTTCGGATTCATCAATTATTTATGAACCTGAGTCATCAAAAGCGCTTGGTTTTGGTTTTCGGATTGGATTTTTGGGACTTTTGCATATGGAAATTCTTCAGGAAAGGCTTGAAAGGGAGTTTAATCTTTCAATTATAGCAACTGCACCTTCTGTTGAATTTCAGATTACAAGAACAAATGGCCAAGTCCAGATAATTTCTAATCCGAGTTTGTTTCCTGAACCTAATTTTATTAGTGAAATCAGAGAACCTTATATTTTAGCGAAAATTTTTTTACCTGAAGAATTTTTAGGGCAAATTATGGGACTTTGTCAAGATAAACGCGGAATTTATGTTGATCTTGAATATATAGATGACTTTCGTAGGCGCTTAATTTATAAATTACCGCTAGTTGAGGTTATTTTTGACTTTTTTGATCGGCTAAAATCACTTTCAAAAGGTTATGCATCTTTTGAATACGAGGTAATTGATTATCAAGTTTCAAAACTGCAAAAATTGGATATTTTACTAAATGGACAGAAAATCGATGCACTTTCAATGATAGTTCATAAAGATTTTGCCTATCCAAAAGCAAGAGATCTTACCCAAAAATTAAAGGAAATTATCCCAAGACATTCTTTTGAAGTCCCAGTTCAAGCTGTAATTGGATCAAAAGTGATTGCTCGCGAGACAATTAAAGCTTATCGTAAAGATGTAACGGCAAAATTATATGGAGGGGATGTCACAAGAAGAAAAAAATTACTTGAAAAACAGAAGGCAGGAAAAAAAAGAATGAAATCTTTCGGGGTCGTTGATGTTCCTCAGGAGGCCTTTTTAGCAATTTTAAAAACAAATGTTAGTGAAAAATAGTGTATAATTTGAGAAAAATAGGTGAAAAACAAGCAAAAATTCTTTTTTTTACTTTACTAGGTTAATAAATATGAGAAGAAATAGACAAAAATTTGAAAATTACCCCTACCAGCGACCACAAAATAACCCAAATTTTTCTAATTTTGAGCAAAAAAACAAAAATTTTCAACCCACACAACATGAATATCAATATAATGAAGAAAATTATCAGGAAAATTCCCGTTATAGGCCAAAATATGAAAATACTTCGCAATTTTATCATAATGAATTATTAGAACGCGAATATCAAGATAGAATGGAACAAAAACGCATTCAGGAAGAAGCGAATACCTTTATTTCAAAAGAGGTTCGGAAAATTTTTGGTTTAGAGTTAATTTTCCTACCTTTAAAAGCGATTTTTTGACTAGCATTGATTCTTACAGTTTTAATTGTTTCAGTTCTTTGGACTCAGGAAAAAATTCCAGCTTGATCTTATGAGAAAAAATATTTACCTTTGCTAATAGTCCCTGGAATTTTTGGCGCTATTTTATTTTTTCTTTTTATTAAAACACTTTTAGACTATAAAGCAATCAAAAAATCTGTTATTTATTTTCGTTCCCAGTTGCAAAATAATGCAAATCGACTTGAAATGCCACCAATGATTCCATGACTTGTAAAAAAAGTGAATCAAAAAGAGGTAAATGCTATCTGACTTAGCGGCTTTACTTTGTTTGCAACAATTATGATGGGCTTAACTTACTGAGTGTTATTAAAATATTATCCGGAGAAAAATATTCAAAATTCTGCCGAATATATAACTGCAATGGCAGTAAATGGCGCTTTGTTTATAGTTATGCTAATTTATGATTTAATGCTTCGTCGGCGTTTGGGAAATATTGAAGCAATTTTTGGTCACATTTATCATAAAAGTATTGATATAGGTAAAATTCGTTTTCGCCGTCATTTACTTTGAGCTTTTTTAACGGTAGTAATTTTTTTGATTTTACGAAGAATCGGAAAACGTAAAAATTGAATTTAGATATATTTTACCCTATTTATTTTTTTCTCCAAGTAAAAAATAAAAATTTTTTTAACTTTATAAAAAGCACTTAAATTTAAGCGCTTTTTTATATTTAATAGCAAAAATAATTATTAATTAAATTATTATGCCAAGAATATTACAAAAATTTTGCTAGCCGGAAAAGTTACATAAATTACGATACTTTTTTAAATTAAATAAGATTAATTCTAATAAATTGTATAAAAAACCGAGTTTTTAGAAAAAAATGAAATTAATTCATCTAAAAACTCGGTTTTCTTAATTTTTCGATATTTTTTTATAGTTTTCTTTTTTTAGTCATCTTCCTTAATTGCTCTTTGTTTTACGATGACATCGGAAATATTTTTGGGTACAATTTCATAGTGATTAAATTGCATCTGATAGGTTCCCCGGCCTGAAGTCATTGAACGTAATTGCGTTGAATACCCGAACATTTCTGCAAGTGGGACGTGTCCGCGAATTACATTTGCCCCATCAGAACGAGTTTCCTGTTCACGAACTAGACCACGACGACGTGATAAATCTCCCATTACATCTCCTGCATATTCAGAGGGAGCAAAAACAGAAACATCCATAATCGGCTCTAAAAGTACTGTTCCAACAGCATCTCTGGCGCGGGAAAGTGCCTTAGATGCTGCGATTTTAAAGGCCATTTCAGAAGAATCGACTTCATGAAAAGAACCATCAAATAAAGTTGCCCTTAAATTAATTAAAGGATAGCCAGCAAGAATTCCGGCTTGCATTTTTTCTTCTAGTCCTTTTTGAATTGATTTGATATATTCTTTTGGAATTTTCCCCCCAACAATTTTATCAATAAAATCAAAACCTTCTTCAGGATTAGGTTCAAATTTAATCCAAACATGACCGTACTGCCCACGACCACCGGATTGTTTGATATATTTTCCTTCAACTTCAGCGCTTTTTGTAATTGTCTCGCGATAAGAAACCTGCGGTTTTCCTACACGAGCTTGAACATTAAACTCTCTTTTGAGCCGATCAACAATAATATCAAGGTGCAATTCGCCCATTCCGGCAATTATTGTCTGTCCGGTTTCAATATCAGTTCAAGTTTTGAAAGTTGGATCTTCATTTGCTAATTTTTGGAGGGCAGTAGCTAATTTTTCAATTTCGGCTTTTGAAAAAGGTTCAAGTGACTGGGAAATCACAGGTTCAGGAAAATTCATCCTTTCAAGAACAAAAGTTTTTGCTTTTTCGGAAATTAAAGAATCACCAGTTGTTGTATCTTTTAGACCAACAAAGGCACCAATATCACCAGTTCTTACCTCATCAATTTCTTCACGGGAATTAGCATGCATAGCTAAAATACGGCCTACACGTTCTTTTTTGCCTTTTGTTGAGTTAATTATATAAGTACCT
Protein-coding sequences here:
- the fusA gene encoding elongation factor G produces the protein MARKFELKDYRNIGIMAHIDAGKTTTTERILFHTGKIHKIGETHDGVSQMDWMEQEKERGITITSAATTAFWKGKRINIIDTPGHVDFTVEVERSLRVLDGAVAVLDAQSGVEPQTETVWRQATNYSVPRIVYVNKMDKAGANFEASIESVRTKLNGNAVAIQLNIGAEADFSGLIDLVEMKAYNYDGQKEEIEYEIPIPEDLFEKASQMRLALAEAVADYDEEIFNNLLEEKEILPEQLKAAIRAATITGNFFPVVCGSSFKNKGVKKMIDAVIDYLPSPVDVPPIKAFRDEEEITIEASDDQEFSALAFKIMNDPFVGSLTFFRVYSGVLKKGTYIINSTKGKKERVGRILAMHANSREEIDEVRTGDIGAFVGLKDTTTGDSLISEKAKTFVLERMNFPEPVISQSLEPFSKAEIEKLATALQKLANEDPTFKTWTDIETGQTIIAGMGELHLDIIVDRLKREFNVQARVGKPQVSYRETITKSAEVEGKYIKQSGGRGQYGHVWIKFEPNPEEGFDFIDKIVGGKIPKEYIKSIQKGLEEKMQAGILAGYPLINLRATLFDGSFHEVDSSEMAFKIAASKALSRARDAVGTVLLEPIMDVSVFAPSEYAGDVMGDLSRRRGLVREQETRSDGANVIRGHVPLAEMFGYSTQLRSMTSGRGTYQMQFNHYEIVPKNISDVIVKQRAIKEDD
- a CDS encoding HU family DNA-binding protein; this translates as MNKKELIEQIAIKTNLPIKNIELVLNEFFGITADVVKKQGKLVINSFGTFQGVFKPASSSFNPLTKTQITVNAKTTVRFKPSKVLKDFIA
- a CDS encoding MSC_0882 family membrane protein gives rise to the protein MRRNRQKFENYPYQRPQNNPNFSNFEQKNKNFQPTQHEYQYNEENYQENSRYRPKYENTSQFYHNELLEREYQDRMEQKRIQEEANTFISKEVRKIFGLELIFLPLKAIFWLALILTVLIVSVLWTQEKIPAWSYEKKYLPLLIVPGIFGAILFFLFIKTLLDYKAIKKSVIYFRSQLQNNANRLEMPPMIPWLVKKVNQKEVNAIWLSGFTLFATIMMGLTYWVLLKYYPEKNIQNSAEYITAMAVNGALFIVMLIYDLMLRRRLGNIEAIFGHIYHKSIDIGKIRFRRHLLWAFLTVVIFLILRRIGKRKNWI
- the lepA gene encoding translation elongation factor 4, which codes for MDNKKIRNFAIIAHIDHGKSTLADRILEFTNTVSKRDLKEQHLDSMDLEKERGITIKLNAVQIRYNSYIFHLIDTPGHVDFTYEVSRSLAATEGALLLVDASQGIQAQTLANVYLALENNLEIIPIINKIDLPSANVDKVKAEIENTIGISAENAILISAKNGIGIEKVLEAIVNLIPPPQASDEKDPLKALVFDSYFDIYRGVIIFIRVVTGKISVGDTFKFMANNLKFSVIELGISSPNQVKKEALFAGEVGWVAASIRNAKDVEVGDTITLVENPAKSPLPGYKKLVPVMYTGFYPVDSQQYNLLKDSLEKISLSDSSIIYEPESSKALGFGFRIGFLGLLHMEILQERLEREFNLSIIATAPSVEFQITRTNGQVQIISNPSLFPEPNFISEIREPYILAKIFLPEEFLGQIMGLCQDKRGIYVDLEYIDDFRRRLIYKLPLVEVIFDFFDRLKSLSKGYASFEYEVIDYQVSKLQKLDILLNGQKIDALSMIVHKDFAYPKARDLTQKLKEIIPRHSFEVPVQAVIGSKVIARETIKAYRKDVTAKLYGGDVTRRKKLLEKQKAGKKRMKSFGVVDVPQEAFLAILKTNVSEK